One genomic segment of Acinetobacter oleivorans DR1 includes these proteins:
- a CDS encoding peptidylprolyl isomerase, which yields MQTAIVRHILVKDKDLAEQLKKKLQNGADFAKIAKQYSTCNSAKRGGELGEVKKGQLVPVIDKVVFTAAERVLQGPIKSQFGYHLLEVKFRMGSLR from the coding sequence ATGCAAACAGCAATTGTCCGTCATATTTTAGTCAAAGATAAAGACTTAGCTGAGCAGCTAAAAAAGAAGTTACAAAATGGTGCCGACTTCGCAAAAATTGCCAAGCAATATTCCACCTGTAATTCGGCAAAACGTGGCGGTGAACTTGGCGAAGTCAAAAAAGGACAACTTGTGCCAGTCATCGACAAAGTTGTTTTTACAGCTGCTGAACGTGTTTTACAAGGCCCAATCAAAAGCCAGTTTGGCTATCATCTTTTAGAAGTTAAATTCCGAATGGGCAGCTTACGTTGA
- the mutM gene encoding bifunctional DNA-formamidopyrimidine glycosylase/DNA-(apurinic or apyrimidinic site) lyase has translation MPELPEVETTKTSLFPLLNQKVLSVEVRNPSLRWPIPDDIQKLIGQRLIGLNRRSKYILAEFEQDQMLWHLGMSGSFRLCQPNDELRKHDHLIIQFEDQQLRYHDPRRFGCILWLNPETQGKLIDTLGPEPLSADFHAEYLASKLKNKAVGIKIALMDNHVVVGVGNIYATESLFNVGIHPAQPAGDLSMQQIEKLVVEIKRILKSAIDLGGSTLRDYSNAMGENGYFQQTLLAYGRAGEMCINCETTLENLKLGQRASVFCPQCQPLKKLRKP, from the coding sequence ATGCCTGAGTTACCCGAAGTCGAAACAACCAAAACCAGTTTATTTCCTCTATTGAATCAAAAAGTTCTAAGTGTTGAAGTACGTAATCCGAGCTTACGTTGGCCTATCCCCGATGATATTCAAAAACTCATTGGGCAACGTCTCATTGGGTTGAATCGACGTTCAAAATATATTTTGGCAGAGTTTGAACAAGATCAAATGCTCTGGCATTTAGGCATGTCAGGTAGCTTTCGCCTGTGCCAACCAAATGATGAGCTGAGAAAACATGATCATTTAATTATTCAATTTGAAGATCAGCAATTACGTTATCATGACCCTCGTCGTTTCGGTTGTATTCTTTGGCTTAACCCTGAAACTCAAGGCAAACTTATTGATACTTTGGGACCTGAGCCTTTAAGTGCTGACTTTCATGCAGAATATTTAGCTTCCAAACTCAAGAATAAGGCTGTCGGCATAAAAATTGCACTCATGGATAATCATGTAGTCGTCGGTGTAGGCAATATCTATGCAACTGAAAGCTTATTTAATGTTGGCATTCACCCAGCACAACCCGCTGGTGATTTAAGTATGCAACAAATTGAAAAACTCGTTGTCGAGATTAAACGCATTTTAAAGTCGGCAATTGATTTAGGTGGCTCGACATTACGAGACTACAGCAATGCCATGGGAGAAAATGGTTATTTCCAGCAAACTCTACTTGCTTATGGTCGTGCTGGAGAAATGTGCATTAACTGTGAAACCACATTAGAAAACTTAAAACTTGGTCAACGTGCCAGCGTATTTTGCCCACAGTGCCAACCGCTTAAAAAGCTGAGAAAGCCTTAA
- a CDS encoding DNA-3-methyladenine glycosylase produces the protein MSDILPLSWFQRETSEVAYDLIGCVLCKRQPDGQVIRCTISETEAYLGVRDKACHSYNDKRTARTDVMYRSGGTIYVYLIYGMYEMLNLITQTEGIPEGVMIRSVFLNGASTKKEYKLLAGPGKLTRYLGIDRTLKGQTLGEETGLWIEAASIQPEVVLTPRIGIDYAEEAKDWPERYCWKDHPSLSR, from the coding sequence ATGTCAGATATTTTACCATTAAGCTGGTTTCAACGTGAAACCTCAGAAGTGGCTTATGACCTAATTGGCTGCGTATTATGTAAGCGACAACCTGATGGTCAAGTCATACGTTGCACAATTAGTGAAACAGAAGCTTATTTGGGTGTTCGGGATAAAGCTTGCCACAGCTACAATGACAAGCGCACAGCACGAACAGATGTAATGTATCGCTCTGGTGGTACGATTTATGTCTACTTAATTTATGGCATGTATGAAATGCTCAATCTGATTACTCAGACAGAAGGCATCCCTGAAGGGGTCATGATTCGTTCTGTATTTTTAAATGGTGCTTCAACAAAAAAAGAATATAAGCTTCTAGCTGGACCCGGAAAATTGACACGCTATTTGGGTATTGATCGAACTTTAAAAGGCCAGACTTTAGGTGAAGAAACGGGACTGTGGATTGAGGCAGCTTCGATACAGCCAGAAGTAGTGTTGACGCCACGGATTGGAATTGATTATGCCGAAGAAGCAAAAGATTGGCCTGAACGATATTGCTGGAAAGACCACCCATCTTTGAGTCGATAA
- a CDS encoding TonB-dependent receptor family protein, with amino-acid sequence MSLLRLDRLHYCILMSMGCISSPLVWAEDLTQDVTVLPTLHVEATRTDTTYLQTPASVFRIDAPQVDTSSQVNLTEVVKGIPSLQLRNRENYAQDLQLSMRGFGARSTFGVRGIRLYVDGIPATMPDGQGQTSNIDLSSLDHVEVLTGPFSSLYGNSSGGTILTSTKEGQGKDSIELSYSGGSHDKSRAGLVLQGGAKGANEPSYVISSSYFDTDGYREHSGAEKVLNNAKLSWNLNDGSKINWITNYVKIHADDPQGLTHDQWNANPKQQVPFLKQFNVRKDIEQTQTGVTWSKPINDKNELYAMAYLGNRQVTQYQSIPKSTQDASINHAGGVIDFERDYYGADFRWTGKELLPNTTLSVGVALDAMDEDRKGFENFNLVNGQPSYGVKGNLRRDEDNTLWNIDPYLQASWQFLPTWRLDTGVRYSNVHYKSKDNYLSNGDDSGKTDYDKVLPSAALSWQILPELMAYVSYAKGFETPTFTEMAYRPDGESGFNFDLTASTSDTYETGLKSQNQFGDFTLAVFQTKTKDDIVSAGNSNGRSTFRNADKTLREGVEFAWNKKLWRDLTATASYTYLDATFDADIPALGSIAQIPSGNAIPGIAKNQAYASLAWQPSHGLYGGVDVQYMDKVYVNDTNSDAAPSYSVTSANVGYAWVMGDWKVNSFARVDNLFDKNYAGSVIVNDGNGRYFEPADGRNWSAGLRVIKQF; translated from the coding sequence ATGTCCTTATTACGCTTAGATCGACTTCATTACTGTATTTTGATGAGTATGGGCTGCATTTCTAGCCCACTTGTTTGGGCAGAAGACTTAACCCAAGACGTGACTGTATTGCCAACGTTACATGTGGAAGCAACTCGTACCGATACAACCTATTTGCAGACGCCAGCTTCGGTTTTTCGAATAGATGCACCTCAAGTCGATACTTCTTCACAAGTAAATTTAACCGAAGTTGTGAAGGGTATACCGAGTTTACAGCTTCGCAATCGTGAAAATTATGCACAAGATTTACAGTTATCTATGCGTGGTTTTGGTGCGCGTTCAACTTTTGGTGTTCGAGGCATTCGCCTGTATGTGGACGGTATTCCTGCTACGATGCCAGATGGACAGGGTCAAACGTCTAATATCGATTTAAGTAGTTTGGATCATGTTGAAGTTCTAACGGGACCTTTTTCATCACTATATGGAAACTCATCTGGCGGGACAATTTTAACTTCTACTAAAGAAGGACAAGGAAAAGATTCAATTGAGCTGAGTTATTCGGGAGGCAGTCACGATAAAAGCCGAGCGGGACTCGTGCTACAAGGTGGGGCAAAGGGTGCGAATGAACCAAGCTATGTTATTAGTTCATCATACTTCGATACTGATGGTTACCGAGAACATAGTGGTGCAGAAAAAGTATTAAATAATGCAAAGCTCAGTTGGAATCTTAATGATGGTAGCAAAATCAACTGGATAACCAACTATGTCAAAATTCATGCAGATGACCCGCAGGGTTTAACACATGACCAGTGGAATGCTAATCCAAAGCAACAAGTTCCATTCTTAAAGCAATTTAATGTCCGTAAAGATATTGAACAAACTCAAACGGGTGTGACTTGGTCTAAACCGATTAATGATAAAAATGAACTCTATGCCATGGCATATTTAGGTAATCGCCAAGTCACTCAATATCAATCTATACCTAAATCAACACAAGATGCCAGCATCAATCATGCAGGCGGGGTAATTGATTTTGAGCGTGATTATTATGGTGCTGATTTCCGTTGGACGGGCAAAGAGTTACTTCCTAATACTACTCTAAGTGTTGGTGTTGCACTCGATGCAATGGATGAAGATCGTAAAGGTTTTGAAAACTTTAATTTAGTAAACGGGCAGCCTTCTTATGGCGTCAAAGGTAATTTGCGTCGTGATGAAGATAATACTTTGTGGAATATCGACCCCTATTTACAAGCGTCATGGCAGTTCTTACCAACTTGGCGTTTAGATACGGGTGTTCGTTATAGCAATGTCCATTACAAATCTAAAGATAACTATTTAAGTAATGGCGACGATAGTGGTAAGACTGATTACGATAAAGTTTTACCTTCGGCTGCTTTAAGCTGGCAAATTTTACCTGAACTCATGGCTTATGTGAGTTATGCCAAAGGATTTGAAACGCCAACTTTTACTGAAATGGCATATCGTCCAGATGGAGAAAGTGGTTTTAATTTTGATTTAACCGCATCCACAAGCGATACCTATGAAACAGGCTTAAAATCACAAAACCAATTTGGTGATTTTACTTTGGCAGTTTTTCAAACTAAAACCAAAGATGACATCGTTTCTGCGGGCAACTCAAATGGACGATCAACGTTTCGTAATGCAGATAAAACCTTACGTGAAGGCGTAGAGTTTGCATGGAATAAAAAGTTGTGGCGAGATTTAACAGCGACTGCTAGCTATACATATTTAGATGCAACTTTTGATGCTGATATTCCAGCTTTAGGAAGTATTGCTCAAATTCCATCGGGTAATGCCATTCCAGGAATTGCTAAAAACCAGGCTTATGCCTCTTTAGCTTGGCAGCCATCGCACGGTCTATATGGCGGTGTAGATGTACAGTATATGGATAAAGTATACGTGAATGATACCAACAGTGACGCGGCACCAAGCTACAGTGTAACCTCAGCTAATGTGGGTTATGCATGGGTAATGGGCGACTGGAAAGTGAATAGCTTTGCCCGTGTTGATAACCTATTTGATAAAAACTATGCAGGTTCAGTGATCGTAAATGATGGTAATGGACGTTATTTTGAACCAGCGGATGGACGTAACTGGAGTGCAGGTTTACGTGTAATTAAGCAATTCTAG
- a CDS encoding NADH:flavin oxidoreductase/NADH oxidase: protein MAKLFETVNFGSLQLVNRIVIAPMCQYSATDDGEITYWHEQQWANYALSGAGLCIVEATAVQPEGRISYADLGLWNDQQRDQIKTLLAKVHTLSPMPFGIQLAHAGRKASTEKPWLGKGQIAKDQPHGWQTVAPSESTFSVHDAAPHALTIAEIKQVQQDFAAAAKRAVEAGFELIEVHAAHGYLLHQFLSPIANQRTDEYGGSLENRMRMTLEVLQAIKLAVPEGYPVGVRLSATDWLESIEHWDVESTVGLSKALEQLGAAYVHVSSGGLHEHQSITIGAGYQVPFAEQVKKHVSIPVIAVGLITEPEHAEQILENQQADAIGLARAMLYDPRWPWHAAAALGAEVKIAPQYLRCQPHGLKQLFNSF, encoded by the coding sequence ATGGCGAAATTATTTGAAACGGTTAACTTTGGTTCACTACAACTGGTCAATAGAATTGTAATTGCTCCAATGTGCCAATATTCGGCAACAGATGATGGTGAAATTACCTATTGGCATGAACAGCAATGGGCAAATTATGCATTGTCTGGCGCTGGGCTTTGTATTGTAGAGGCGACTGCTGTACAACCTGAAGGTCGGATTAGCTATGCTGACCTTGGGCTCTGGAATGATCAGCAACGTGACCAAATCAAAACGTTGTTAGCTAAGGTTCATACACTTTCACCAATGCCATTTGGAATTCAGTTAGCACATGCAGGGCGTAAAGCATCTACTGAAAAGCCATGGTTAGGTAAAGGTCAGATTGCAAAAGATCAGCCTCATGGTTGGCAAACGGTTGCACCAAGTGAAAGTACTTTTTCTGTTCATGATGCAGCACCCCATGCTTTGACCATTGCTGAGATTAAACAAGTTCAACAAGACTTTGCAGCAGCGGCAAAACGTGCTGTAGAAGCTGGGTTTGAGTTGATTGAAGTTCATGCTGCACATGGTTACTTACTACATCAATTCTTATCGCCAATTGCCAATCAGCGTACTGATGAATATGGTGGTTCTTTAGAAAACCGTATGCGTATGACTCTTGAGGTTCTTCAGGCAATTAAACTCGCTGTACCTGAAGGTTATCCTGTTGGTGTTAGACTCTCTGCGACTGATTGGTTAGAGAGCATCGAGCACTGGGATGTTGAATCTACAGTTGGTTTATCAAAAGCTTTAGAGCAATTGGGCGCAGCCTATGTGCATGTGTCTAGTGGTGGTTTGCACGAGCATCAATCTATTACGATTGGGGCAGGTTACCAAGTTCCATTTGCTGAACAAGTCAAAAAGCATGTGTCTATTCCAGTCATTGCTGTAGGCTTAATTACTGAGCCAGAACATGCCGAACAAATTTTGGAAAACCAGCAAGCTGATGCTATTGGTCTTGCTCGTGCAATGTTATATGACCCAAGATGGCCTTGGCATGCAGCAGCAGCTTTAGGTGCAGAAGTTAAAATTGCGCCTCAGTATTTACGTTGCCAACCTCATGGATTAAAGCAGCTTTTTAACTCTTTTTAA
- a CDS encoding AEC family transporter codes for MVFQVILPILILLLMGYVCVLIKLVTPEQIRALSAFVIKISLPAFLIHSLANKNLQDIWHPAYFLAYGGGSLILFFLAFILYRKYFKNSLTHSAVISMGASMSNTGFMGTAILTMLIGNHAAIYISLTLIIENLLIVALMLILAEAGLHQQQNLLPLLKQTFLNLLKNPVIIAILVGMGCILFDVNLPTTLDQSLELLGRTASPLALFAIGGSLVGIGITTVNTESILLAIFKVILMPSVIFSLFLITPNVSREMLYAGTLIAALPMPIAFGIFGQAYGLNEKALTPLMISTVVGFIGVSGLIALWW; via the coding sequence GTGGTTTTTCAGGTTATTTTACCTATCTTGATATTGCTATTGATGGGCTATGTTTGTGTCCTCATCAAATTGGTAACGCCTGAACAGATCAGGGCTCTTAGCGCATTTGTAATTAAAATTTCTTTACCAGCTTTTTTAATTCACTCATTGGCAAATAAAAACTTACAAGACATTTGGCACCCTGCTTATTTTCTTGCTTATGGCGGTGGGTCTTTAATTTTATTTTTCTTGGCTTTTATTCTCTATCGAAAATATTTTAAAAATAGTTTAACTCATAGCGCCGTGATTTCGATGGGCGCATCTATGTCCAATACTGGATTTATGGGAACAGCTATTTTAACCATGTTGATAGGTAATCATGCTGCGATTTATATTTCTTTAACACTCATCATTGAAAATTTATTGATTGTGGCACTGATGCTCATTCTGGCCGAAGCTGGTTTACATCAACAACAAAATCTTTTACCGCTTTTAAAACAGACTTTTTTAAACTTACTCAAGAATCCTGTCATTATCGCGATTTTGGTTGGAATGGGATGTATTCTTTTCGATGTTAATCTTCCTACAACGCTTGATCAGTCTCTAGAGTTACTTGGACGCACAGCTTCGCCTTTGGCTTTGTTTGCAATTGGTGGGAGTTTAGTGGGTATTGGAATCACTACAGTAAATACAGAAAGCATTTTGTTGGCGATATTTAAAGTTATTCTTATGCCATCTGTTATTTTTTCTCTCTTTTTGATCACTCCAAATGTAAGTCGTGAGATGCTTTACGCAGGAACATTAATTGCTGCTTTACCAATGCCGATTGCTTTCGGAATTTTTGGACAGGCTTATGGATTAAATGAAAAAGCATTAACACCGCTTATGATTAGTACAGTTGTTGGTTTTATTGGCGTTAGCGGGCTTATTGCTTTGTGGTGGTAA
- a CDS encoding tetratricopeptide repeat protein produces MKKLLIASLITLSSASIFAADNTATAAKTDVFKQAEQLYAAKNYSAAFQEMQRLAQTGNAQAIYNLGYMTQMGQGTAKDSSKALKYYEDASNKGYAQASYTLAQIYETGELGVAKDSSKFSQYIQKASAQGSDDATVKIATILFAQKKPQSHQIALQKLAPLIRKGNYPATQVKALYDISQGVENKNPLMKRQGIEALQSIAQKGYAPASMALATMMANGNIIPQNLPEAKKIFTELANQNVPNAKESLASVDKIIAEKSKQAANAPAQPAPKK; encoded by the coding sequence ATGAAGAAATTACTAATCGCAAGCCTAATCACCCTTTCAAGTGCATCAATTTTTGCAGCTGATAACACGGCGACTGCTGCTAAAACCGATGTTTTCAAACAAGCTGAACAACTCTACGCAGCAAAAAATTACTCTGCTGCATTTCAGGAAATGCAACGCCTAGCACAAACAGGTAATGCCCAAGCCATCTATAACTTAGGCTATATGACTCAAATGGGCCAAGGTACAGCAAAAGACTCTTCTAAAGCCCTCAAGTATTATGAAGATGCTTCAAATAAAGGGTACGCCCAAGCGAGTTACACGCTTGCACAAATTTATGAGACTGGTGAATTAGGAGTTGCCAAAGACAGCAGCAAATTCAGTCAATATATTCAAAAAGCATCGGCTCAAGGCTCTGATGATGCAACTGTGAAAATCGCGACGATTTTATTTGCTCAGAAAAAACCGCAGTCACATCAAATTGCCCTTCAAAAGTTAGCGCCTTTAATTAGAAAGGGTAACTATCCAGCGACTCAGGTGAAAGCACTTTATGATATTAGCCAAGGTGTGGAAAATAAAAATCCGTTAATGAAACGCCAAGGTATCGAAGCTTTGCAATCGATTGCTCAAAAAGGCTACGCTCCTGCGTCTATGGCTTTAGCGACCATGATGGCGAATGGCAATATCATTCCGCAAAATTTACCTGAGGCCAAAAAGATCTTTACTGAACTTGCCAATCAAAATGTTCCTAACGCTAAAGAGTCTTTAGCCTCGGTTGATAAGATTATTGCAGAAAAAAGTAAGCAGGCTGCAAATGCTCCCGCACAACCAGCACCAAAGAAATAG
- a CDS encoding DsbC family protein, producing the protein MKTKLATLMLSLAIFGSAHADVKALEQNLKTNYPDLPVKGVYQSPVQGIYEVYTSGRIVYTNQDAKYFFVGNLVDIKQQKNMTEERIAELGKIDVKSLPLNQAIKYVKGKGERTIYVFSDPDCPYCQRLEQNMVGVDNVTVYVFLYPLTSLHPNAEKVSNQIWCSKNPAEAWTNYMLNRKLPTNSKSCSSPIQKNIALGQKLNIDGTPTLFLQDGQRLSGVPSDAKQIEALLQSAK; encoded by the coding sequence ATGAAAACTAAACTTGCTACACTCATGTTGAGTCTGGCTATTTTCGGTTCTGCTCATGCTGACGTTAAAGCCCTTGAACAAAATCTTAAGACGAATTATCCAGATTTGCCTGTAAAAGGTGTTTATCAATCTCCTGTACAAGGCATCTATGAAGTGTACACAAGCGGCCGTATTGTCTATACCAACCAAGATGCTAAGTACTTTTTTGTTGGTAACCTAGTCGACATCAAACAACAAAAAAATATGACTGAAGAACGTATTGCCGAACTGGGCAAAATTGACGTTAAAAGTTTGCCATTAAATCAGGCCATTAAATATGTAAAAGGTAAAGGCGAACGTACGATCTATGTCTTTAGTGACCCAGATTGCCCATATTGCCAGCGCTTAGAGCAAAATATGGTTGGTGTTGATAACGTAACGGTATATGTGTTCCTTTATCCTCTTACTAGTTTGCATCCAAATGCTGAAAAAGTTTCAAATCAAATCTGGTGCTCAAAAAATCCAGCAGAAGCTTGGACAAACTACATGCTTAACCGCAAATTGCCGACTAATAGCAAAAGTTGCTCAAGCCCAATTCAGAAAAATATCGCTTTAGGTCAAAAATTAAATATTGATGGAACACCTACCCTGTTCTTGCAAGATGGCCAAAGACTCTCTGGTGTTCCAAGTGATGCCAAGCAAATCGAAGCATTACTTCAGTCAGCAAAATAA
- the ygfZ gene encoding CAF17-like 4Fe-4S cluster assembly/insertion protein YgfZ gives MSLLAFSSYALNGIDAQKFLQGQVTVDTERLAENETRYTAICDLKGRIHFGLWLKKINPESFEIVVAQDQAEEFAKHIKKFGAFSKMTLSEQGAVFPKFVNHQTEFSTTETDISEWQKQAIMTGQAWITQATEHEFQPQELRLHQREGVNYDKGCYLGQEIVARLWFKAKPKHWLHLVQGTGEAPASATQLNNDIEVVNSIANDQGYLALVVAKPAALQELGLQILELPEALSGDVARPQ, from the coding sequence ATGAGTCTGCTCGCTTTCTCCTCATATGCTTTAAACGGTATAGATGCACAGAAGTTTTTACAAGGCCAGGTTACTGTAGATACTGAACGTTTAGCTGAAAATGAAACTCGCTATACAGCCATTTGTGATCTTAAAGGTCGTATTCACTTTGGCTTGTGGCTAAAAAAGATTAATCCTGAAAGTTTTGAAATTGTAGTTGCTCAAGATCAAGCTGAAGAGTTTGCCAAACATATTAAAAAATTTGGTGCTTTTTCGAAAATGACTTTGAGTGAACAAGGTGCTGTGTTTCCAAAATTTGTGAATCATCAAACTGAGTTTAGTACAACTGAAACTGATATTTCTGAATGGCAAAAACAAGCCATTATGACTGGTCAAGCATGGATTACACAGGCAACTGAACATGAGTTCCAACCACAAGAATTGCGTTTACATCAACGTGAAGGTGTCAATTACGATAAGGGCTGTTACTTAGGTCAGGAAATTGTGGCGCGTCTTTGGTTTAAAGCAAAACCAAAACACTGGTTACATCTGGTTCAGGGTACAGGTGAAGCACCTGCTTCAGCAACTCAACTAAATAACGATATTGAAGTCGTTAATAGTATTGCAAATGATCAAGGTTATCTTGCTTTAGTTGTTGCTAAACCTGCTGCTCTACAAGAGTTGGGGCTTCAAATTCTTGAGTTACCTGAAGCTTTAAGTGGCGATGTTGCAAGACCACAATAA
- a CDS encoding SRPBCC family protein, whose product MMATGTVKFHRVFKAPAERVYRAFLDPDALVKWLPPHGFTAKVHSFDASVGGSYKMSFTNFSTGSTHAFGGTYVELVPNELIRYNDQFDDPNLPGTMQVTITLKSVLVGTEVHITQEGIPEVIPVEACYLGWQESLSLLTLLIEADIPDQ is encoded by the coding sequence ATGATGGCAACAGGAACAGTAAAATTTCATCGCGTGTTTAAGGCTCCAGCCGAGCGAGTTTACCGTGCATTTTTAGACCCAGATGCTTTAGTCAAGTGGTTACCGCCGCATGGCTTTACTGCCAAGGTTCATAGTTTTGATGCAAGTGTTGGTGGCTCATACAAAATGAGTTTTACCAATTTTTCGACAGGTTCAACACACGCTTTTGGTGGAACATATGTTGAATTAGTTCCAAATGAATTAATTCGATATAACGATCAATTCGATGACCCAAATTTACCTGGGACTATGCAGGTTACTATTACATTAAAAAGCGTATTGGTAGGTACAGAAGTACATATTACGCAAGAAGGCATACCTGAAGTTATTCCTGTAGAAGCCTGCTACTTAGGATGGCAAGAATCTTTATCTTTACTGACATTGTTAATCGAAGCAGATATCCCTGACCAATAA
- a CDS encoding DUF488 domain-containing protein — protein MDIHIKRIYEKAEPSDGKRILVDRLWSRGISKGNAHLDLWLKEVAPSTELRKWFHAATPDHWEEFKQRYLKELETNSAVEELQHIAVEHTVTLLYSAKDVENNHAIILKEYLLSKNSK, from the coding sequence ATGGATATACATATTAAAAGAATTTATGAAAAAGCTGAGCCTAGTGATGGGAAGCGAATTTTGGTTGATCGCCTATGGAGTCGGGGGATTAGTAAGGGAAATGCTCATTTAGATTTGTGGTTAAAAGAAGTGGCCCCTTCAACTGAACTGCGCAAGTGGTTCCATGCAGCAACGCCAGATCATTGGGAAGAATTTAAGCAGCGTTATTTAAAAGAGCTTGAAACCAACTCCGCAGTTGAAGAGTTACAACACATCGCAGTAGAACATACAGTGACGCTTTTATATTCAGCAAAAGATGTTGAAAATAACCATGCAATTATTTTGAAAGAATATTTATTAAGTAAAAACTCAAAATGA
- a CDS encoding zinc ribbon domain-containing protein YjdM has translation MSLPNCPQCQSEYTYQDGDLLICPECSNEWKEGDASLAEEQEIIKDANGNVLADGDSVTVIKDLKIKGSSSVVKVGTKVKTIRLVPDASDGHNIDCKIDGIGQMKLKSEFVKKA, from the coding sequence ATGTCTTTGCCAAACTGCCCACAATGCCAATCAGAATATACTTACCAAGATGGCGACTTATTGATTTGTCCTGAATGCTCCAATGAGTGGAAAGAAGGGGATGCATCGCTTGCTGAAGAACAAGAAATTATTAAAGATGCTAATGGAAATGTATTAGCTGATGGCGACAGCGTAACTGTCATTAAAGACTTAAAAATTAAAGGTTCATCTTCAGTTGTAAAAGTAGGCACGAAAGTAAAAACGATTCGTTTAGTTCCAGATGCAAGTGATGGCCACAATATCGATTGCAAAATTGATGGTATTGGTCAGATGAAGTTAAAATCTGAATTTGTAAAAAAAGCTTAA
- a CDS encoding YegP family protein has translation MAGWYEISLASDGQYRFILKAGNGEPILNSELYKAKASAVNGIESIQKNSGDDARYERLTAKNGKPYFNLKAANHQIIGTSQFYASEASRDKGIESVKTNGSSTTIKDLTVQA, from the coding sequence ATGGCAGGATGGTACGAAATTTCACTAGCGAGTGATGGACAATACCGCTTTATTTTAAAGGCAGGAAATGGTGAACCTATTTTAAATAGCGAGCTATATAAGGCAAAAGCTTCTGCGGTAAATGGTATTGAATCAATTCAGAAAAATAGTGGTGATGACGCACGATATGAGCGTTTAACTGCAAAGAATGGGAAACCTTATTTCAATTTAAAAGCTGCAAATCATCAAATTATTGGCACAAGTCAATTCTATGCGAGCGAAGCTTCACGTGATAAAGGAATTGAGTCTGTTAAAACCAATGGTTCATCGACAACTATTAAAGACTTAACGGTTCAGGCATAA